Proteins from one Esox lucius isolate fEsoLuc1 chromosome 19, fEsoLuc1.pri, whole genome shotgun sequence genomic window:
- the si:ch211-233h19.2 gene encoding UPF0577 protein KIAA1324-like, with the protein MIPIMPPPSWFIAGSVLFLSLPIAFGAKGPHQCTEKDYYYEYTECDSTGSRWRVAIPQRGQGSCTSLPEPVRGTECTFSCEAGEFLELSAQECTQCAAGTYSLGSGVRFDDWESLPAGFSSLATDLDNGPGGDDNLSCNSSSWIPQGSYLESNRDECTVSLIYAVHLKKQGSVSFEYQYPDDNLFFQFFIQNDQCQELDQTADKKWLQLTTQGNWATHSVNLKSGTNILYWRTAGIVIGTKVLKPVLLKNVHIEGVAYTSECFPCKPGTFSPTPGSSRCQPCPRDTHSGHGASSCTLCNTSTHYAPEGSSGCKARPPCSTKDYFQIHTPCDKEGKTQVMYRWVQPQICLVSVAGAETLPPSGAREPCPPCNPGFYNNDTATCSPCPPGTFSDGVKACESCPAGTEPVVGYQYKWWNVLPANMKTSCFNVGNSKCDGMNGWEVAGDHIQSGAGGSDNDYLILNLHVPGFKTPTSVTGGAGTEFGRIVFEFEMVCSADCELYFMVDVNRKSTKVLESWNGSKDRQSYTHIMNKNASVSYTWAFQRTNQPSDVRQKVSDVVRIHSITVSNSVDGVSSECRACALLAQPSGSLCVPCPPGHYIHPHTSQCTECPPNTRLTSHSSPGPEACSPCGPASKSTKDHSRCFNDCVFSYSENNVSLRFDYSSLGSVGTLMNGPSFTSKGTKYYHLFNISLCGGEGRRAVCTDNVTDLSSADSPRESGEITNVVDTFICQSTIIPSSGRGFRTALSSQSISLADTFLGATVALNLDGVQARPDLFPQTSNKIPDVNFYYRSLEATSSCDAGRSVVVVLRCNPDRSTQGELTVPSQCPAGTCDGCTFHILWESSGACPHCSPQDYHQIEGACKGRQQDKLFVWNEPKRCVGGVSLPEKLTLPCESLDFLIMMGAVIGVFAAAVLLSITCYFWKKNKRLEYKYSKLVMSSNKECELPGADSCAMMEGEENEGDMEDEVVYSKKISLIRKLKAIALRGNRDNYENVQLNSSQSNGLVWG; encoded by the exons CATTTTCCTGTGAGGCAGGGGAGTTTCTGGAGCTGTCTGCTCAGGAGTGTACTCAGTGTGCAGCAGGGACCTACTCTTTGGGCAGTGGTGTTCGTTTTGATGACTGGGAAAGCCTGCCCGCAGGGTTCAGTTCCCTGGCAACTGACCTCGACAACGGTCCCGGGGGTGACGACAACCTCAGCTGCAAcag tTCGTCATGGATCCCTCAGGGAAGTTACCTGGAGTCTAATAGAGATGAGTGTACTGTCTCTCTGATCTATGCCGTCCATCTGAAGAAACAGGGATCAGTCAGCTTTGAATACCAGTACCCAGATGACAACCTCTTCTTCCAGTTCTTT ATCCAGAACGACCAGTGTCAGGAGCTGGACCAGACAGCTGATAAGAAGTGGCTTCAGCTCACCACTCAAGGGAATTGGGCCACACACTCC GTGAATCTGAAATCTGGCACTAACATCTTGTACTGGAGGACAGCTGGGATTGTAATAGGAACTAAAGTACTAAAACCTGTTCTGCTGAAGAACGTGCACATAGAGG GAGTAGCCTATACGTCTGAGTGTTTTCCATGTAAACCAGGGACGTTTAGTCCAACCCCAGGGTCCTCCAGATGTCAACCCTGCCCCAGGGACACCCACTCGGGTCACGGTGCCAGCTCCTGTACCCTGTGCAATACCAGCACACACTATGCAC CGGAGGGATCAAGTGGGTGTAAAGCAAGACCGCCGTGTTCCACAAAGGATTATTTCCAGATCCACACCCCCTGTGACAAAGAGGGCAAG ACACAAGTAATGTACAGGTGGGTTCAGCCTCAGATCTGTTTAGTCAGTGTGGCCGGGGCTGAAACACTACCCCCCTCTGGTGCCCGGGAACCCTGCCCCCCCTGCAACCCAGGCTTCTATAACAATGACACAGctacctgctctccctgcccccCAGGGACTTTCTCTGACGGGGTCAAAG CGTGTGAGTCTTGTCCAGCAGGTACTGAGCCTGTTGTTGGTTACCAGTATAAGTGGTGGAACGTCCTTCCGGCCAACATGAAGACGTCCTGCTTCAATGTGGGGAACTCCAAGTGTGACGGCATgaatg gCTGGGAGGTAGCTGGGGACCACATCCAGAGTGGAGCAGGGGGCTCTGATAATGACTACCTCATCCTAAACCTCCACGTGCCTGGCTTCAA GACTCCTACTTCAGTGACAGGGGGAGCCGGGACGGAGTTTGGCCGTATCGTCTTTGAATTCGAGATGGTGTGTTCTGCTGACTGTGAGCTCTACTTCATGGTG GATGTGAACAGGAAGAGTACCAAAGTGTTGGAATCCTGGAACGGCAGTAAGGACAGGCAGTCCTACACACACATCATGAACAAGAACGCCTCTGTCTCCTACACATGGGCCTTCCAGAGAACCAACCAGCCCTCTGAC GTGCGTCAGAAAGTGAGCGATGTGGTGCGTATCCACTCCATCACGGTGAGTAACAGTGTGGACGGGGTGTCGTCGGAGTGCCGTGCCTGTGCCCTCCTGGCCCAGCCCTCTGGCTCCCTGTGTGTGCCCTGCCCCCCGGGCCActacatacacccacacaccagcCAGTGCACCGAGTGCCCCCCCAACACACGGCTGACCTCACACAGCTCCCCGGGTCCGGAGGCCTGCTCGCCCTGCGGGCCGGCCAGCAAGAGCACCAAG gACCACAGCCGCTGctttaatgactgtgtgttctCGTACTCTGAGAACAACGTGTCTCTGAGGTTTGACTACAGTTCTCTGGGCTCGGTTGGAACACTGATGAATGGGCCCAGTTTTACCTCCAAGGGCACCAAGTACTACCATCTTTTCAACATCAGCCTCTGTGGAGGAGAG GGTAGGAGGGCTGTGTGTACAGACAACGTGACTGACCTATCAAGTGCTGACTCGCCGAGGGAATCGGGGGAAATAACAAACGTGGTGGATACTTTCATCTGTCAGTCAACCATCATTCCTTCCAGTGGGCGTGGTTTTCGCACAGCATTGTCCTCCCAGTCCATCAGCCTCGCAGACACCTTCCTGG GAGCGACTGTGGCTTTGAATCTGGATGGAGTCCAGGCGAGACCAGACCTGTTTCCGCAGACCAGCAACAAAATCCCAGATGTCAACTTCTACTACCG TTCCCTGGAGGCCACCTCGTCATGTGATGCAGGCcgcagtgtggtggtggtgcttCGCTGTAACCCAGACAGGAGCACACAAGGGGAGCTCACAGTACCAAG TCAGTGCCCGGCGGGGACGTGTGATGGCTGTACATTCCACATCCTGTGGGAGAGCTCAGGAGCGTGTCCTCACTGTAGCCCTCAAGACTATCACCAGATAGAAGGAGCCTGCAAGGGCAGACAACAG GACAAGCTGTTTGTGTGGAACGAACCAAAGCGTTGTGTAGGAGGGGTGTCCCTCCCCGAAAAGTTGACCTTGCCCTGTGAGAGCCTGGATTTCTTGATAATGATGGGGGCGGTGATAGGAGTCTTCGCTGCCGCAGTGCTCCTCTCCATCACCTGCTACTTCTGGAAGAAGAACAAgag ACTGGAGTATAAGTACTCGAAACTGGTGATGTCCTCCAATAAAGAGTGTGAACTACCTGGGGCGGACAGCTGTGCcatgatggagggagaggagaatgagGGAGACATGGAGGACGAAGTGGTGTACTCCAAAAAAATCTCTCTGATCCGCAAACTCAAAGCCATTGCATTGAGG GGAAACCGAGATAACTATGAAAATGTCCAGTTGAACAGCTCCCAGTCAAATGGATTGGTGTGGGGTTGA